A genomic stretch from Dissulfurispira thermophila includes:
- a CDS encoding helix-turn-helix domain-containing protein, which yields MPLTHEELSFLVGAHRVSITKAIKGLKEAGKLSQKREKPYSYNPGIKTDTAHLLFDNHYLNIHHIRPRWTCDVKLVCFFEEVI from the coding sequence ATTCCCCTTACCCATGAAGAACTGAGTTTTCTGGTTGGTGCGCATAGAGTAAGTATCACTAAAGCGATAAAAGGATTAAAAGAAGCAGGGAAGCTGTCACAAAAAAGGGAAAAGCCTTATTCTTATAACCCAGGTATAAAAACAGATACCGCGCATCTACTTTTCGATAATCACTATCTGAATATCCATCACATTCGTCCCCGTTGGACCTGTGATGTAAAGCTCGTCTGTTTTTTTGAAGAAGTTATATGA
- a CDS encoding HD family phosphohydrolase, whose translation MAEDKNMQAFTEGSNLQYSQDPALNKMLDNVVCEVKRYADMQIEHIRRLSEIGIALSSEQNLPLLLEMIVDEARHFSNADAGTLYLVNEEQECLEFAIVQNETMGTRMGGSAGPITWPPVLLKKDGKPNHSNVSSHVAISGEIVNIPDVYIAEGFDFSGTKKFDAGTGYRSMSMLVVPMKNKDNEIIGVLQLINALDPDTKKPVPFLPKDIDLIASLASQAAVAITNVRLYKDLENLFYAFIQAIATAIDEKSPYTAGHISRVQSLTMDIARAMNAKTEGVFKDFYLNDDEMKELSIAGWLHDVGKIITPEHVVDKSTKLETIFDRVHLIEAKYEIFKRDVKIKALEAKLKKYESASCKVDGIEDIDAQFEAALRSVMDEKKFVVSCNNPGEFMDDEKVERLKAIAAKKYDNDGKEEPYISEDELYNLSIRKGSLTDEERKIVENHALVTFKMLKKLPFPKKLRHVAEYAAAHHERLDGTGYPFGLKAEQLPYQARIIAIADIFEALTAKDRPYKKPMSVSQALKIMNFMKKDGHIDPDIFDLFVNEKIYEDYASRELDESQINS comes from the coding sequence ATGGCAGAAGATAAAAATATGCAAGCCTTCACTGAAGGGTCTAATCTGCAATATTCTCAGGATCCCGCCCTCAATAAAATGCTTGACAATGTGGTTTGTGAAGTCAAGAGATATGCGGATATGCAGATTGAGCATATACGCAGACTCTCTGAAATAGGCATTGCCCTTTCTTCGGAGCAGAATCTTCCGTTGCTCCTTGAAATGATAGTTGACGAGGCGCGCCATTTTTCTAACGCAGACGCCGGAACTCTTTACCTTGTAAATGAAGAGCAGGAATGCCTTGAATTTGCGATTGTACAGAATGAGACGATGGGCACACGCATGGGCGGCTCTGCAGGACCTATCACATGGCCGCCTGTATTGCTTAAAAAAGATGGAAAGCCGAACCATTCAAATGTGTCATCTCATGTGGCAATCTCAGGCGAAATAGTAAATATACCGGATGTTTATATAGCAGAGGGCTTTGATTTTTCAGGCACAAAAAAGTTTGATGCGGGCACAGGTTACCGTTCCATGTCAATGCTTGTTGTGCCTATGAAAAATAAGGACAACGAGATTATAGGCGTTCTTCAGCTAATAAATGCACTTGACCCTGATACTAAAAAGCCTGTGCCGTTTCTGCCGAAAGACATAGATCTGATAGCGTCTCTTGCCTCTCAAGCAGCGGTTGCGATTACAAACGTGCGCCTTTATAAAGACCTTGAGAATCTCTTTTATGCGTTTATTCAGGCTATAGCCACTGCAATTGACGAAAAATCTCCATATACTGCCGGTCATATATCAAGGGTGCAGAGCTTGACTATGGATATTGCGAGGGCTATGAATGCCAAGACAGAGGGGGTCTTTAAGGATTTTTACTTAAATGATGACGAAATGAAAGAATTAAGCATTGCCGGATGGCTGCACGATGTGGGCAAGATAATAACGCCTGAGCATGTGGTTGACAAATCCACGAAACTGGAGACTATCTTTGACAGGGTTCATCTGATTGAAGCTAAATATGAAATATTCAAGCGGGATGTAAAGATAAAAGCCCTTGAAGCAAAATTGAAAAAATATGAATCGGCTTCCTGTAAAGTGGATGGAATAGAGGATATTGATGCTCAATTTGAAGCAGCGTTAAGGTCTGTTATGGATGAGAAGAAGTTTGTTGTCAGTTGCAATAACCCTGGCGAGTTTATGGATGATGAAAAGGTTGAGAGATTAAAAGCCATAGCTGCTAAGAAGTATGACAATGACGGTAAAGAAGAGCCTTATATTTCTGAAGATGAGCTTTATAACCTTTCTATCAGGAAAGGCTCATTAACTGATGAGGAGCGAAAGATTGTTGAAAATCATGCATTAGTAACATTTAAAATGCTCAAAAAGTTGCCATTCCCTAAAAAACTGCGGCATGTGGCGGAGTATGCAGCAGCTCATCACGAAAGGCTTGATGGGACAGGGTATCCTTTTGGACTTAAGGCTGAGCAACTGCCTTATCAGGCAAGGATTATTGCCATTGCGGACATATTTGAAGCCCTTACTGCTAAAGATAGGCCATATAAAAAACCGATGTCCGTCTCTCAGGCATTGAAGATTATGAATTTTATGAAAAAAGACGGACATATTGATCCAGATATTTTTGATCTTTTCGTGAATGAAAAAATTTATGAGGATTACGCATCAAGGGAGCTTGACGAATCTCAGATAAATTCTTAA
- a CDS encoding SH3 domain-containing protein: MRRIKIVLCIVFLALTAAHTNALCVSAQKANLRTGPGTDYEIAWGVYKYMPFVKVGVSLSGEWYAVKDVDSDVNWIHKSLVTDRYRCAVVKTEEVNVRTGPGTKYSKIGVVKKYYSFKVIGTKGIWVKVKDEWNNVGYIHHDYLWVR; the protein is encoded by the coding sequence GTGAGAAGGATAAAGATTGTTCTATGTATAGTGTTTCTTGCATTGACTGCTGCTCATACAAATGCCCTATGTGTCAGCGCACAAAAGGCAAACTTAAGGACAGGTCCTGGCACAGATTATGAGATAGCATGGGGAGTTTATAAATATATGCCATTTGTAAAAGTCGGTGTATCCCTGTCAGGAGAGTGGTATGCCGTAAAGGATGTGGACAGTGATGTCAACTGGATACATAAAAGCCTGGTAACCGATAGATATCGCTGTGCGGTAGTAAAGACCGAGGAGGTGAATGTGCGAACAGGTCCTGGTACAAAATACTCGAAGATTGGAGTTGTGAAAAAATATTATTCATTTAAGGTTATCGGAACAAAGGGAATATGGGTAAAGGTAAAAGACGAGTGGAATAATGTAGGCTATATCCACCATGACTATCTATGGGTTCGATGA
- a CDS encoding nucleotidyltransferase domain-containing protein — protein sequence MASVTKAKIPEIATRDAIEAFKDALTSRLPEDILRIIFFGSRRRGIFRPDSDIDLLIVIREKKRDVIDKVFEIGDMVERYILKYEIPFTIHILTEGEYLRFKESKSLFISSIEKEGIIIYERVSQP from the coding sequence ATGGCTTCTGTTACAAAGGCTAAGATACCTGAAATCGCAACAAGAGATGCCATTGAGGCATTTAAAGATGCGTTGACCTCTCGTCTGCCTGAAGACATCTTAAGGATAATCTTTTTTGGTTCCAGAAGGAGGGGGATTTTCAGGCCTGATTCTGATATTGACCTTTTGATAGTGATAAGAGAGAAAAAAAGGGATGTGATTGATAAGGTCTTTGAGATTGGTGATATGGTAGAAAGATACATCCTTAAATATGAGATACCCTTTACCATACACATCCTCACTGAAGGTGAATATCTCAGATTTAAAGAGTCAAAAAGCCTTTTTATATCATCCATAGAAAAAGAGGGGATAATTATATATGAAAGAGTCTCTCAGCCTTAA
- a CDS encoding TIGR00341 family protein has product MKKLLYLLRQWLEKQSSKVNHRDVIKDVYQEVHISPGYFVMLTLANLIALAGLLQNSVAVIIGAMLISPLMGPILSFGFAFVTGDKFIWKKSIKKISLGVALTIAIAGIASYFSPLKEVTGEILSRTRPNLYDLIIAFLAGTAGATAICTKRNYLTIVPGVAIATAVIPPLSVTGFGLGTGSWKILAGGFFLFFTNFVAIIMATGMIAYFYGFKPSAIFEEDIPAFRKRIVYLTIVLFVISIPLFYTLHKSIAEVRLRANIHNALKDVFDKPGQSHISSFNFYREKNDKLDVNVTLNTISYLKELDIVNAEKRIRDYLKSDIKLNVEQVKVQPGGLKEEIAPPPTPTISPPRPPQELIREAREKVISVVRQSTEKIDKLMSPSTIAEFHVGFHDKTLKVSISMKIKRDAPLSDEEILWLKRIFATDLNIPVDVSIETIPFVPLLVFQKGETELSEDMKNALAFLKDAYLKNPDIDILIVSYTGAPYRSAKRERAAQKRIEEVISVLKEHYGIPADNIKESIVRSKKSEAPAVKVTVAPRS; this is encoded by the coding sequence ATGAAAAAACTGCTCTATCTGCTCAGGCAATGGCTTGAAAAGCAGTCCTCAAAGGTTAACCATAGGGATGTCATAAAAGATGTATATCAAGAGGTGCATATATCGCCTGGCTATTTTGTCATGCTCACCCTTGCAAATCTTATAGCACTGGCTGGGCTTTTACAAAACAGTGTGGCTGTAATAATAGGTGCCATGCTCATATCACCCCTTATGGGTCCTATACTGAGTTTTGGATTCGCCTTTGTAACGGGAGATAAATTCATCTGGAAGAAATCAATCAAAAAAATCTCTCTTGGTGTTGCGCTCACCATTGCTATAGCTGGGATTGCATCATATTTCTCACCACTCAAGGAGGTCACGGGTGAGATCCTCTCAAGGACAAGACCAAACCTCTATGACCTCATAATTGCCTTCCTTGCGGGCACTGCTGGAGCTACAGCAATATGCACAAAGAGAAACTATCTAACCATTGTTCCAGGTGTTGCCATTGCTACAGCAGTTATACCTCCACTTAGTGTCACAGGTTTCGGACTGGGAACGGGAAGCTGGAAGATACTCGCTGGTGGTTTCTTCCTCTTTTTCACAAATTTTGTTGCCATAATCATGGCAACGGGGATGATTGCCTATTTTTATGGATTTAAACCAAGTGCGATCTTTGAAGAAGATATACCTGCCTTCAGAAAAAGGATCGTTTATCTCACCATAGTCCTTTTTGTTATCTCAATTCCCCTTTTCTATACCCTCCATAAATCTATTGCTGAGGTAAGGCTGAGAGCAAATATACATAATGCCCTGAAAGATGTATTTGATAAACCCGGACAATCTCACATATCTTCATTCAATTTTTACAGAGAAAAAAATGACAAACTTGATGTAAATGTGACTTTAAACACAATCAGCTATCTAAAGGAATTAGACATAGTCAATGCCGAAAAAAGAATAAGGGATTATCTCAAAAGTGATATTAAACTCAATGTGGAGCAAGTAAAGGTCCAGCCCGGCGGACTTAAAGAAGAGATTGCACCCCCCCCTACACCCACCATATCGCCACCAAGACCTCCTCAAGAACTCATCAGAGAGGCAAGGGAAAAGGTTATATCGGTTGTAAGACAATCTACCGAGAAAATAGACAAACTCATGTCGCCTTCAACCATAGCAGAATTTCATGTGGGTTTTCATGACAAGACCTTAAAGGTTTCAATATCAATGAAGATAAAAAGAGATGCACCCCTTTCAGATGAAGAGATCCTCTGGCTCAAGCGGATATTTGCCACAGACCTGAATATACCCGTGGATGTTTCTATTGAGACCATTCCCTTTGTGCCCTTGCTTGTATTTCAGAAAGGAGAAACCGAACTCTCTGAGGATATGAAAAATGCCCTTGCATTCTTAAAAGATGCATACCTAAAAAACCCTGACATAGATATCCTGATAGTATCCTACACAGGAGCACCTTACAGATCTGCAAAGAGGGAGAGAGCGGCACAGAAAAGGATAGAGGAAGTGATATCTGTACTTAAAGAACACTACGGGATACCGGCAGACAATATCAAAGAATCAATTGTCAGGAGCAAAAAATCAGAGGCACCTGCAGTAAAGGTAACCGTAGCACCAAGGAGCTAA
- a CDS encoding HEAT repeat domain-containing protein: MSISSTFKNMMVLYALFLIVSQGHAASHDIDKLLIRLQHDDPKLRLSAMEELGKIGDGDSVMAIMKVVENQGEDWKIKIRAIKLLAEIKNPMAVDLLIKVLDDPFFTYDCPALKWNAAIALGNFKNYAKAVDALIDALNDKTLYVKEAAIQSLGEIGDRRAVPYLVLALSDKSFAIRISAIKALGKIRDVEAIPFLRKVLDNATDYYIKEETENAIKIISDQMSHQ, from the coding sequence ATGTCCATATCAAGTACATTTAAAAATATGATGGTGTTATATGCCTTATTTTTGATTGTCTCTCAAGGTCATGCAGCGTCTCATGATATTGATAAATTGCTGATAAGGCTGCAGCATGATGATCCTAAACTGCGGTTGTCAGCAATGGAGGAGTTGGGCAAGATAGGAGATGGTGATTCTGTGATGGCGATTATGAAAGTTGTTGAAAATCAGGGTGAGGATTGGAAGATTAAGATTAGAGCAATAAAGCTGCTGGCGGAGATTAAAAATCCTATGGCAGTAGATTTGTTGATAAAGGTATTGGATGACCCATTTTTTACCTATGACTGCCCAGCGCTCAAATGGAATGCTGCCATTGCACTTGGCAATTTCAAAAATTATGCTAAAGCGGTTGATGCCCTTATAGATGCGCTGAATGATAAGACATTGTATGTGAAAGAGGCAGCAATACAGTCCCTCGGTGAGATTGGTGATAGGAGGGCTGTTCCCTATTTAGTTTTGGCATTAAGTGATAAGAGCTTTGCAATCAGGATAAGTGCTATAAAGGCACTTGGAAAAATCAGGGATGTGGAGGCAATACCTTTTTTAAGGAAGGTGTTAGACAATGCCACAGACTATTACATAAAAGAGGAAACAGAGAATGCAATAAAAATAATATCAGACCAAATGTCTCATCAATAA
- a CDS encoding M23 family metallopeptidase, which translates to MKKIFVSVIFLIIAFLMVRGSFDIFKESENTNEYGKYMGYYVSGTEKEIIGTIKKGETLFDIFKKYNLNLSELFKIKEASANIHRLKEVYPGQLYKIIVDHNNQISSFVYWIDDDSILNITRNESGFCAEKRTVEYEKRVLHLGGLIKDSLISSMGDGRENMMLAMQLSDIFAWDIDFTTDLRNGDPFKIVVEGLYLNGEFKKYGDILSAEFVNNGETYRAYRFEHEGKVDYYDDDGKSLRKAFLKAPLSFRRVSSGFSINRFHPILKIYRPHYGIDYAAPMGTPVSAIGDGTVIFAGYKGQYGNLVIIKHFNGYKTYYGHLSKVGRGINKGTKVSQGQIIGYVGSTGLATGPHLHYEMRVNNNPVNPITVKSLNRNSIPKNLMAKFRNFRNQMDRRLASISLPVFAFAGKEIRGGVNEY; encoded by the coding sequence ATGAAGAAGATATTTGTATCTGTAATTTTTCTGATAATAGCATTCTTAATGGTTAGAGGTAGCTTCGATATCTTTAAAGAATCAGAAAATACGAATGAATACGGTAAATACATGGGGTACTATGTTTCTGGGACCGAGAAGGAAATAATCGGCACGATCAAAAAGGGAGAGACCCTTTTCGATATTTTTAAGAAGTATAATCTGAACCTGTCGGAGCTTTTCAAAATTAAAGAGGCATCTGCAAATATTCACAGACTAAAGGAAGTATATCCGGGACAGTTATATAAAATAATAGTTGATCATAATAATCAGATAAGCTCATTCGTTTACTGGATAGATGATGATTCTATTCTGAATATTACAAGGAATGAATCAGGATTCTGTGCCGAAAAAAGGACCGTGGAGTACGAAAAAAGAGTCTTGCATCTGGGAGGACTAATTAAAGACAGCCTTATATCCTCGATGGGAGACGGGAGGGAAAACATGATGCTTGCTATGCAGTTGTCTGATATATTTGCATGGGATATAGATTTTACAACAGACCTCAGAAACGGCGATCCATTTAAAATTGTTGTTGAAGGGCTTTATCTGAATGGGGAATTCAAGAAATATGGAGATATACTTTCTGCTGAATTTGTAAATAACGGCGAGACCTATCGCGCCTATAGATTTGAGCATGAGGGGAAGGTCGATTATTACGATGATGATGGAAAATCACTGAGGAAGGCATTTCTAAAAGCGCCTTTAAGTTTCAGGAGAGTAAGCTCCGGATTTTCCATAAACCGTTTCCATCCCATATTGAAGATTTACAGGCCGCATTACGGAATTGATTATGCAGCACCTATGGGAACGCCTGTTTCCGCGATAGGCGATGGAACTGTTATTTTTGCTGGCTACAAAGGGCAGTACGGCAATCTTGTAATAATAAAGCACTTTAACGGCTATAAAACATATTACGGGCACTTATCGAAAGTTGGAAGGGGCATCAACAAAGGAACAAAGGTTTCACAGGGACAGATAATAGGCTATGTGGGATCTACAGGGCTCGCTACAGGTCCGCATCTACATTATGAGATGAGGGTTAACAATAACCCAGTTAATCCTATAACTGTGAAGTCACTAAATAGGAATTCGATTCCAAAAAATTTAATGGCTAAATTCAGAAATTTCAGAAACCAGATGGACAGAAGGCTTGCTTCAATATCACTGCCGGTTTTTGCCTTTGCTGGCAAGGAGATAAGGGGAGGAGTAAATGAATATTGA
- a CDS encoding glycosyl transferase, with protein MSDFYQTGIIATFHRLGKPSLEKIESELSWYASERPIALVLPSLYSELEGDALKEIVRELKEVRYISEIVVALGPATEDEFKYAKEFFSILPQKVSIIWNTGPRISEIYKTIENADLPTGEQGKGRSAWMAYGYVLSQQRFQTIVLHDCDILTYNREMLARLCYPVTSPSLDYDFCKGFYSRVTDRLHGRMTRLLVTPLIRSLQKILGYLPILVFFDSFRYPLAGEFSMDVDMARVIRIPGDWGLEVGVLAEVYRNTSLRRVCQVDIAENYEHKHQELSPEDATKGLHKMCVDICKSLFRTLASEGIVFSDGFFKTLVATYTRTAQDMLKRYEDDAAINGLIFDRHAESLAVETFTKGIKKAAEIITEDPLGVPLIASWDRVTAAIPDILVRIREAVEEDNKIN; from the coding sequence ATGTCAGACTTTTATCAGACAGGAATAATTGCCACTTTCCACAGGCTTGGCAAACCCAGTCTTGAAAAAATAGAGTCAGAACTTTCATGGTATGCCAGTGAGAGACCAATTGCCCTTGTCTTGCCATCTCTTTATAGTGAGCTTGAAGGAGATGCGTTGAAAGAGATTGTAAGGGAACTTAAGGAAGTCAGATATATAAGTGAGATAGTAGTAGCCCTTGGTCCCGCTACAGAAGATGAGTTTAAATATGCAAAGGAGTTTTTCTCTATCCTTCCACAGAAGGTAAGTATAATCTGGAATACAGGTCCGAGAATAAGTGAGATATACAAAACAATCGAGAATGCTGATCTGCCGACAGGAGAGCAGGGCAAGGGTAGGTCTGCATGGATGGCATATGGATATGTCCTTTCTCAACAGAGATTCCAGACCATTGTTCTTCATGACTGTGATATTCTCACATATAACAGGGAAATGCTTGCGAGGTTGTGCTATCCAGTAACAAGCCCAAGCCTTGATTATGATTTTTGTAAGGGTTTTTACAGCAGGGTCACGGACAGACTTCATGGCAGAATGACAAGACTCCTTGTAACGCCTCTTATCAGGTCCTTACAAAAGATACTGGGTTATCTGCCAATACTTGTGTTTTTTGATAGCTTCAGGTATCCCCTTGCTGGAGAATTTTCAATGGATGTTGATATGGCAAGGGTTATAAGGATCCCGGGTGATTGGGGTCTTGAGGTTGGGGTGCTTGCAGAGGTTTATAGGAATACATCATTGAGAAGGGTCTGTCAGGTTGATATTGCAGAAAACTATGAACACAAGCATCAGGAACTGTCTCCGGAGGATGCAACAAAAGGACTTCACAAGATGTGTGTTGATATATGCAAATCACTCTTCAGGACACTGGCATCAGAGGGCATAGTCTTTTCTGATGGTTTCTTTAAAACCCTTGTTGCTACATATACAAGGACCGCTCAGGATATGCTCAAAAGATATGAGGATGACGCAGCAATAAATGGTCTTATTTTTGATAGGCATGCCGAGAGCCTTGCTGTTGAGACATTTACAAAGGGTATCAAAAAGGCAGCAGAGATAATAACTGAAGACCCACTCGGTGTGCCATTGATTGCAAGCTGGGACAGGGTGACAGCAGCAATACCAGATATACTTGTGAGGATAAGGGAGGCGGTGGAAGAGGACAATAAAATAAATTGA
- a CDS encoding glycerate kinase type-2 family protein has protein sequence MKIEYNTIMERDRNDLATEIFYAALKAVDPYNAVRLYTDKIRSIYQGGDFNRLIVIAFGKAACPMAKAVEDELGDLIDTGIAITKSSGKEETPLHPSTRGEDTNSPCLFTPSPLHHFTLFNANHPVPDEKGLKATDEVIKLIKGADEKAIVLCLISGGGSALLVSPCEGITLSEKQEITELLLKAGADIYELNTVRKHISKVKGGRLAEIAYPARIISLILSDVIGDRLDVIASGPTAPDRTTFRDALMVLDKYGLIDIAPENVIKLLQKGAEGLIKETPKDGDLIFKNVDNIIIASNRKALEAAKARAEGLGFNAEIISSEITGEAREVGKWLADIARAKCSNRSNRSTCLISGGETTVTVKGNGKGGRNMELAIAFAMEIEGIKGITLLSAGTDGTDGPTDAAGAIVDGETIKKARAMGLNPEEYLDNNDSYNFFKKTDELYITGPTGTNVMDIQIVIIEK, from the coding sequence ATGAAAATAGAATATAATACGATTATGGAAAGGGATAGGAACGATCTTGCCACTGAGATATTCTATGCTGCTCTAAAGGCTGTTGACCCTTATAATGCAGTAAGGCTTTATACTGATAAAATCCGTTCCATTTATCAAGGCGGTGACTTCAATAGACTCATCGTCATAGCCTTTGGTAAGGCAGCATGCCCTATGGCAAAGGCAGTAGAAGATGAGCTTGGAGATTTGATTGATACTGGGATTGCGATTACAAAAAGTAGTGGTAAAGAAGAAACACCCCTACACCCCTCTACAAGAGGGGAAGACACCAATTCACCATGTTTATTCACCCCTTCACCGCTTCACCACTTCACCCTATTTAATGCTAACCACCCAGTGCCTGATGAAAAGGGATTAAAGGCAACAGATGAGGTTATCAAACTCATTAAAGGGGCTGATGAAAAGGCTATTGTGCTCTGTCTTATATCTGGAGGGGGATCTGCACTGCTCGTCTCTCCCTGTGAAGGTATAACACTCTCTGAAAAACAGGAGATTACCGAATTGCTTCTTAAGGCAGGTGCCGATATATATGAGCTCAATACAGTGAGGAAGCATATATCAAAAGTAAAAGGCGGAAGGCTTGCAGAGATAGCGTATCCTGCAAGAATCATCTCATTGATACTTTCTGATGTGATTGGCGACAGGCTCGATGTGATAGCCTCTGGACCTACTGCACCTGACAGAACAACCTTTAGAGATGCCTTAATGGTTTTAGATAAATATGGTCTCATTGATATAGCCCCTGAAAATGTAATAAAACTCCTCCAGAAAGGAGCAGAAGGGCTTATAAAAGAAACCCCAAAAGATGGAGACCTGATATTTAAGAATGTTGACAATATCATCATTGCCAGTAACAGAAAGGCACTGGAGGCTGCAAAGGCAAGGGCAGAAGGACTGGGCTTTAATGCAGAAATAATATCATCGGAGATCACTGGTGAGGCAAGGGAGGTAGGAAAGTGGCTTGCAGATATTGCCAGAGCAAAGTGTTCAAATCGCTCAAACCGTTCAACCTGTTTAATCTCAGGTGGAGAGACAACAGTTACAGTTAAAGGCAATGGCAAAGGCGGCAGAAACATGGAGCTTGCAATTGCCTTTGCAATGGAGATAGAAGGCATCAAAGGCATAACACTCCTTTCAGCCGGAACAGATGGCACAGATGGACCAACTGATGCAGCGGGGGCTATTGTGGATGGTGAGACTATTAAGAAAGCAAGGGCAATGGGGCTTAATCCAGAAGAATATCTTGACAACAATGATTCATATAACTTCTTCAAAAAAACAGACGAGCTTTACATCACAGGTCCAACGGGGACGAATGTGATGGATATTCAGATAGTGATTATCGAAAAGTAG
- a CDS encoding HAD-IIB family hydrolase codes for MKESLSLNDRVSLAEYRREIALERLKGGQKIIIFTDLDGTLLDAETYSFEPALPALTLLKKKDIPLIICSSKTRKEIEYYRKKLDNHHPFISENGGGIFIPSGYFKFQTPNFKYDKDSEYLIIKLGARYSDLRRAIIELREEGFNVKGFGDMTVEEVSKITGLAISEAKMAKERDFDEPFIFKGDTKRLFNAINAKGFNYTQGAFYHILGDSDKGKAVSILIDLYRKSSGDIKTIAIGDSLNDLPMLKNVDYPILVKKIDNSYDKKINLSNLIRADGIGPEGWNKAVLKIISAY; via the coding sequence ATGAAAGAGTCTCTCAGCCTTAACGACCGAGTTTCTCTTGCAGAATACAGAAGAGAAATAGCATTAGAAAGGCTGAAGGGAGGTCAAAAAATTATCATCTTCACAGACCTTGATGGCACGCTGCTTGATGCAGAGACCTATTCCTTTGAACCTGCACTGCCTGCACTTACATTACTCAAAAAAAAAGACATACCCTTGATTATCTGCTCAAGCAAGACAAGAAAGGAGATTGAATATTATAGAAAAAAACTTGACAATCACCATCCCTTTATATCAGAAAATGGTGGTGGGATATTTATTCCATCAGGGTATTTTAAATTTCAAACCCCAAATTTCAAATATGACAAAGACAGCGAATACCTGATAATCAAACTCGGTGCAAGATATTCTGATCTGAGAAGGGCGATCATAGAATTGCGTGAGGAAGGCTTTAATGTTAAAGGCTTCGGGGATATGACAGTTGAGGAAGTCTCAAAAATCACGGGATTGGCAATTAGTGAAGCAAAGATGGCTAAAGAACGGGACTTTGATGAGCCCTTCATATTCAAAGGAGATACTAAAAGACTCTTTAACGCAATAAATGCAAAAGGCTTTAATTACACACAAGGGGCTTTTTATCATATCCTTGGAGACAGCGACAAGGGCAAGGCAGTATCTATACTTATTGATTTATACAGAAAAAGCTCTGGAGATATAAAAACCATAGCAATCGGAGACAGTCTGAATGATTTGCCTATGCTCAAGAATGTTGACTATCCTATATTAGTAAAAAAGATAGACAATAGTTATGACAAAAAAATAAACCTGTCAAATCTCATCAGGGCAGATGGCATTGGTCCTGAGGGCTGGAACAAGGCAGTTTTAAAAATAATATCAGCTTATTGA